The genomic DNA cgtctGGCCATTGCAACCGCTTCGCAGACAAGACCCGCAACACAAAAAGGAACATAGAAAAATTAAAACATGTACCACCATTCTGACCAAAGGCCAGATTTGAGGAAGCATtcaagacagagagagaggcttcacctcttcttcttggtcaTCTCCCGCTCGGCCAGCACAGCGTCCAGCGTCTTGGCGGCCCAGCGCTCGCGCTTCCTGAAGGTGCCGTTGAAGAACTCGGGCAGGACCATCTGGCTGTTGGCGTGCTCCATGGCGAATccgacctcggcgtccttgccGCAGCGCTCGCGGGTGAtgcggacggcctcgtcgagcatgtcggcgccgacgcccttGCCGCGGTAGCGGAGCTTGGTCGTCCAGGCGCGGATGATtcccttgccgccgcggAAGCTGCCGGCCTTATTCCGGCGCTTGCTGCTGaaggacgtcgccgccataGGGCTCGCCGGCTCGAGGTGCAGAacgagggcgccgatgatCTCGGAGCCGAACCGGGTGCCGAGCACGagatcctcctcgccgggAGAGGCGTCTGGGTGGGGCCGGATGAAGGACCATGATATCTGCTCAGCAAGGGGCAGGTAGCCACTTGTCACCCAGCGGATGGCCAAGAGGTAGGCCATGATGACGCCGCTGAGAAGGGTGAGCGCCATGCCGATGTCGCGCTGACGGCCATAGGAGTACTGGTaggcgacgccgagggccagcgCAAGGCCGGCCATGGGGACGGGGTGAAAGACGAGTGCGTAGGCTGCCTGTTGGCGTTGCTGGGCAATGgagtcggcgacgaggtgcaGCGCTTCGGCCTTGTCCTCACGGGTGGAGAGGATCTCGAGCGACAGCGGAGGAATGTCGTCGAGAGGTTCGAGCGCGTGAGAAGATGCCAATGGAGATGGCGCCGCGGGTCGGTGGCTGTTGTGGGCGGCACCGGTGGGCTGAAGCACGGgggtgttggtgttggaCGACATGGCTGAGGGGTTCAAGACCAAGTTGGCGCGTAGAAAGGTGAAAAAAGCTGGACGACTGTCAGAAAAAGGGACGTCAAAGTTGTGTGTCGACAAAGACAAGTAAGAGACGGCGAACAGGATGCGGGTGAGCGTAGGTTGTGTGAGTTGTGACAAATAGGATGAAAAGCTTGTCAATATTTCAGATGAGATGGGCAAGTTTTCCACATCCACACACGTCTACATCTGGACTGGTCTGGATCACTGGGAAGCCGATAgccgtggccgtggtggaAACTTTCGGCGCTTTTGACGCAGGCCCCACGCACAGAAGCACTCGGAAGAAACTTCCAAACGGCCTGCCGGAGCGTTGATCGGCTCTgggcgccgatgaagacgTGTTGTGGCTATGCGGCGGCTCAAGTGTGTCGAGGAGAGATATCGGGTTGAGGTATGTGCCAAGACACAGAACAGAGTAAGAGATGTGGAAGAACGAGTGGCCCAGGACGAGGGGGTATGAGAAAGGACTGCAAAGCAAAGCAGAGCAAACAAAGGTACAATATtcagaaagaagaagaaaactgGGAGAAACTGCTGTTGTCGTAGAATGAAAAAGAAAGGACGCCGTGTCTTCTTACCTGCGCTTGTCTTGATGGCCGGGACGGCATGGTTGAAAGTGTCGGTCAGGGCATTGTGAGAGTGCCAGTTGCTCACGTTGAGCTCGCGGATGCCCATGTGGTGATGCGACTCCATATTATTGGTTCGTCGGTTCTGTCGGGTCGATCCAATTGGGAGGGTTTCCTCTAATGCTGGGGGACTCGGGTACTAGGGAACAACGCTTCGCCAGTTACAGATGCTGTAATTGCTGCGAGAACGGCCGCTAACGGGTTGACAATGACGCCGGCTCGATTGGCTGCAGCAAGCCGGGGGGGAAGGTTGGGTGTGGTTAGCTTCTTAGTGGTAGCAGCTGGCGACAGACGATAAGCGCCGGGCTCAAGACGGATGCTAGTCTCGTGAggtgtgcgtgcgtgtgtgaAGACTgatgagtgagagagtgagacCCTGTCGCCGTAAGAGGGGCAGAACATGGATCGATGGTTCGTCTATATAACCTCCAGGAAGCTCGTCTAGACAGACCCCCAAGAATACGTAGCGGGACGTGGTCCACGCTGGTCTTTGAGGGTTTGTTGGTGGCTGGAATTCGCAAGGGTAAAATCGTGCGATGACTCCCGTTGCGTTAAGCCGTTTTGCTTTTATTAGTAGGCAGTTATCGCCGGTAAGGTTGGTCTGGTCGGGTCTGTGTCTCTTGGTCTTGGACTTGTCTGTTGGCTCTGCCGGCCGCCGTTGGACTTGCACACGGACTGGTAGATGTATCGCCCACGCACCCGTCGTCGGGGATCCCGTCCCAAGTTGCAGATATGGCTCAAGAACGGCGGAGTGGAACGAGAACCGtagaggaggagaagaagaagaagaagaggaggaggaggaggaggaggaggaaccCAAGGCTGAAGCAAAAAGTATTAAGCAGAGAgtaagaggggggggggttgttggTTGGGTTCCGTGAGCCCTACGTCCTGCAGGCTGGTAGTACCAATCAGTACATGGGAAATTGTAACCAGACAGGAAAGAAACCGAAATAAAAAAGGCTTGGGACATAAAAATCTGCAGACAAGAGAGAAAATTTTTGAAGAGTGGGTGGACTTTGGTTAAGTAGGAGTGGTAGGCCTGGGCTGGACGGTCCGGGGAGATGATGGGCATGGGATGAGCATGGATGGGGACGgggagaaggaaggggaaaaaagacaCAAGATTGTCGTCGTGTGCGCTTGCGAATGGGAACCTCCTTCAAACCAACGTCGAAACGAAGGTACCTCCGCCGCTAGCTACGGCACAGCGAGGCCACTTTGGCTACTTTGGGTGACAAGAATCCCCTTTTCATTCAGCTCGagccaggggggggaggcatCTTGTTGGGGGTTTTCTTTTGGTTTTCTTTTGTACTGTTGTTTTATCTTTCCGCCTGGAAACCCCCCATTATCCATGTGTGTATTTGTGATGTATCCGTCTCGATGCGCTGGTTTTTGTTGGTGGCTTGACGCATGTGGGCGAGCTAGTGTAGTGTAGATGTGAGGTGTGTTTCTACCATATCAACCCTATTATCCGCACTATCCATCCGTATCATCGGATCGGCTGGCACACTGCCCAGCTGCTTCTCCCCTCTCCAGGCTCCCCTTGCCTGTCTATCTGTTTCCTGTGTTGATGCCAGTGTGAGAGATACAAAGGGACGCGCGAACACTCACaacacacagacacacgcACCACCCCGGCAAGGCGCTTTCGAGCCCCGGCGACAGtgacggcgacagcgacagcgatAGCGCCAATGTCGCGTGTGTGCTGCCGCTGATGAGCGGTGGGAAGGATGCCGCCGCAGCAACAGGCTCCCAGGCTACATACATGCTGCTACTGCAAGAAGCAGGGCAAATCcgcacccgccgccgtcttgcAGAtggattttttttttggtgAGGGTCTCTCTTGGAGCTCTGCCGCCGTGTCATTGGAGCTTTCCCAGCTTCTGACGCGCTCGATAACGCGGCACCGCGACCACGCCAATCATGCTGGAGGGGTCCGCCGCCAAGGCTTGTCAGGCCTAAACAAGGCCAGCATCTGCCATCGTCTGGGACCAACGGACGAGGTTCTTGGCCCGGATAGTGGGTGGAGGTGGGGGCAACTGCACACTTACAGCGAGTCTGTGACCTTGCCCAGACTTCCAAGGGGTGGTGGGGGGTCCGCTGCGTTCCATGGTGTTGGAGGTGTCCAGTGACTCCAGCTCAGTCGTGCAGTCCATCCAGttccgtcctcgtccgcgacGTGATCCGATGCATCATGGCTGTGACTTCTTCCTTCGCTTCTCTCATACCTGGTCGTCGACTCCGGTCCCCGTCCGTCGATGGGATGGCCCAGACCCAGCCATTCTATATTGGGGGATTTTGGTGCCTTGTCTATCCGCGGTCGttggcgtcgccgttggTTTCGCAGATTCGTCATTCGCAGCGGTTtcaccccccacccccccggcATTGTCTTTGTGGGCGAAGCACCCGTCGATGCACAGGCCATGCATTGCGTACGGAAGCAGGTTGCTTTCTCATCTTCCAACAAGACGTGAGGTGAGGTGTCGTATCTCTGGTATTCGTATCAGACTTCTCGCAACACCCACCCATCCACTCACCCCCCTCGGCAGACACCGGCTGGGTGATGGGTGGTGACATCGGCGAAGGCCATGTGTATCTGGGTAGATTCTGCAAGATGCTGTGTCTCTGGCGTCACCCCGAGGTCTTGGACTGTTGTCTATGGTGGTTGGGTGTTGGGGGGCAGAGGCGTCATTGGAGGGGGTGGGATGAATTGGATCGGATTGGACTACATATCTTGGGACAGATAGCGGGTATGCCTGGCCGGCTGGCAGCAGCGGCTGGTCCGGCCGGCGAGCAGATGAGCAAGTCACTCGAGCCAAAATCTGGCGAGTCAATTCGACCCGGGCAATGGTACGAGTAAGGCAAGGTGCAGCCTTGGGCCGGGCGTCCAAGAAGTTGTTGGTCCTTTCCTGGCGGTGGTATCCGTACTGCTGCCGTTGTCATCCAAGTTCCGAGGCGAGGTGTGCCCCCTTCGTCTTCGTTCATATTCTTCCATGAGAAACACGCAGGGCGCTGATTCAGAGTCTACCGTTATTTACTTTTCCTACCGTACCTACTATGCCTCGGATCGACTGTCAAAacgtcggcgatgacgaaaGCCGGTGAGGGATGATGGCGGGGAAGAGACTTCGAATAAATTGAGACGATGACCGAATACATGGCACAACAAACCAGAGGGCGGGAGCCAATATCGATATCCATCCAAGTCATGCCATGCCATCCCATCCTACAGATGCCTGACCGCCCTACCCGGTGATGagcttcccccccctcttcgcGACTGCCACCCGCTCTTGTGAGTCTCGCTTCAAGAACCACGTCCGATCCCCCAGAAAGAGTTCCACCAACAGCTCCAGCAATATCCTTGCAAGTGTAAAGCCGTCGCCCGCTGCCGTCAATCTGCCGTACGGCTAATGCCGATAAATAACACCGGGTCAGCGAAGAgagcccgtcggcggcggtgtctCATAAAGATGCGACGCTGCGAGCTGCAAGCCGCGACTAGAAGCAAAGCAAGATAAGAAGCCCTGCACAGTGACGTTGGAATCGGCCTTGCAACGCCAATGAAAGATAGAACAAGTGTGATAAGGTTCGTGGCATTGGAAATGTCATCGGGCACGGTGATAAATCACTTTGAATTGGCCTGTGGCATTCGTTCTTTTGTTCGGTAGATCCGTCTCATCGTAGGTTTGCCGAAACGACGTGCACCATAGACATGACTTCGAACTTTCCGTCACCCCATGCAACACACGCATGCTTCACGTAGAAGCAGATGAAAGAATTGCTCCAAGACTCACCCCCGGCTTCATAGTCACCTGCATA from Colletotrichum higginsianum IMI 349063 chromosome 3, whole genome shotgun sequence includes the following:
- a CDS encoding Acetyltransferase, coding for MESHHHMGIRELNVSNWHSHNALTDTFNHAVPAIKTSAAFFTFLRANLVLNPSAMSSNTNTPVLQPTGAAHNSHRPAAPSPLASSHALEPLDDIPPLSLEILSTREDKAEALHLVADSIAQQRQQAAYALVFHPVPMAGLALALGVAYQYSYGRQRDIGMALTLLSGVIMAYLLAIRWVTSGYLPLAEQISWSFIRPHPDASPGEEDLVLGTRFGSEIIGALVLHLEPASPMAATSFSSKRRNKAGSFRGGKGIIRAWTTKLRYRGKGVGADMLDEAVRITRERCGKDAEVGFAMEHANSQMVLPEFFNGTFRKRERWAAKTLDAVLAEREMTKKKR